ATGGGCTGCTCGATCAGCCAGGCCAGCGCCTCGGTGATGGCCGACCTGCTGATCGGCAAGTCGGTCAAGGAGGCGATGGAGGTCGGCGACGAGTTCCTGGCGCTGATGCAGTCGCGCGGCCAGGACGTCGAGCCCGACGAGGACGTCCTGGAGGACGCCGTCGCCTTCAGCGGGGTTTCGAAGTACCCCGCCCGGATCAAGTGCGCCCTTCTCGCCTGGATGGCGTGGAAGGACGCGACCGCCCGCGCACTCGGAGAGGCAACATGAGCGAGACCGCCGAGACGACCGAGACCACCGAGGCCGCCACGGCCGGCACCGCCGCCGAGGAGGAGGTCCTCGAGGCCCTCAAGGACGTCGTCGACCCTGAACTCGGTATCAACGTCGTCGACCTCGGACTGGTGTACGGGGTGAACATCGACGCCGGCGTCGCCACCCTGGACATGACGCTGACCAGCGCCGCCTGCCCGCTCACCGACGTGATCGAGGACCAGGCGCACAGCGCCCTGGACGGCCTGGTGCAGGACGTCAAGATCAACTGGGTGTGGCTCCCGCCGTGGGGCCCCGACAAGATCACCGAAGAGGGCCGCGACCAGCTCCGCGCCCTCGGCTTCAACGTCTGACGGAGCCCGCACGAGCCCGCACGAAGGCCGCGCCCCCGACCCTGGGGGACGCGGCCTTACGTGTACTTGAAGAACTCCGTTGTATCGAGTTCTCCGCCGTCCATGCAGAAGATCCCCGCGATAGGCTCCCCGAACGCTGTGGCGGACGACTCCCTATAAGTTCCTCCGGCCTTATCGGGCCCGGTGTAGAGCACGCACAATCCTTGGCGATCGGCGCGGGTCATGCCGACGAGGGTGATGGCGATGAACACGGGGTCACCTGTTCCTTGCGACGGCCGCGCCGACGACGACGAGGAACACGCCGAGGACGCCGATGCCGATGCCCGCGAGGGGCTGGTGGGCCTCCGACCACTCGAGCACCTCCATCTGCTCGCCGCCCGCCGCGTGGTTGACGATCGAGGCGAGGCCGACGATCGCGACGATGGTTCCGATTGTGCGCACTGCACGTCCCTTCCGGCCGTTGGTACTCCTCAAGGGTCGAGCACGCGGGGGACCCGGGGCGTCGTCTGCGATGACGTTCCGCGGGTCGTCCGAAGGATGTACGCGCGGCCCTCACAGCGGTGGACGCGGGACGTTCCCGGAGGTGCTGAGATAAGAGACGTGCAGTCATCCGCCCGCCGCCTCACCACCCCGCAGGACGCGCTCATCGCCGCCGCGGCGCTGGTCGGCGGCGTGCTGATGATCCTCGCGGACGGCTACGTGAAGTGGGTGGACGCCTGGCTGCCCTCGCTGGCGCTGCGGTGCGTCCCGCTGGTGGGCCTGTGCGCGGCGATGCTGCTGCGGCGGACGGCGCCGCTCACCGGGCTGGCGATCGCGACGCCCTTCAACTTCGCCGACGTGGCGATGGGCCCGAGCCTCGCCACACTGATGATCTACGGCGACGCGCTGTACGCGGCGAGCCTGTACGGGCGGCGGCGGACGGCCGAGTGGCTCCTCGGCGTGACGGTCGCGGCGACCCTGGTCACGACGGCGGCGGCGGGCGTCCTGCTGGGCGGCCTCTCGGTCGCGGTGCTGCTGGGCGCGGTCGCCGGGATCACCTGGGTGGCGCCGGTGCTGACCGCGATGGCGGTCCGCGAGCACCGGTTCCGGGCCGAGGCGGAGCGGCTGCGCGCCGAGCAGGTCGCGCGGCTCGCCGAGCTGGACCGGCGCGCGGCGGTGGGCGCCGAACGGTCCCGGATGGCGCGGGAGCTGCACGACGTCGTCGCCAACCACCTGAGCGCGGTGGCGCTGCACTCCTCGGCGGTCCTGAAGGTCCGCGACCTGGACCGGGAGACGCTGGAGCGGTCGCTGGAGGTGATCCGCGAGAACAGCGTGCAGGGGCTCGCCGAGATGCGCCGGATGATCGGCCTGCTGCGCGACGGCGACGCCGCCGAGGGGGCCGATCCGCCCGCGCAGCCGCGGCTGTCGGAGCTGGGACGGCTGGTGGCGCACACCTCGCGCGGCGATCTGTCGGCGCGGCTGCACGTCGCGGGGGATCCGCCGGAGCTGCCCGCGGCGGTCGAGCTGGCCGCGTACCGGATCGTGCAGGAGTCGCTGACGAACGCGCTGAAGCACGCCGGCGCGGGCAGCGCGGAGGTCCTGGTGGACTACGCGCGGGGCGGCGTGACGATCGACGTGCTGAGCCCGCTCGGGACGGACGGCGCGCGGCTGCCGGGCACGGGCAGCGGGCTGATCGGGATGCGGGAACGGGCGACGCTGCTCGGCGGACGGTTCGACGCGGGCCCCTGGCCGGGGCCGGACGGCCCCCGCTGGCGGGTGCGCGCGGAACTGCCCGTCGATCCGCCCGCCGACAGGGAGGCGTGGTCATGATCGAGGTGCTGGTGGCCGACGACCAGGCGGCGGTGCGCGCCGGGCTGGTCCTGATCCTGGGCACCGCGCCGGGCGTGCGGGTCGTCGGCGAGGCCGCCGACGGGGAGCGGGCGGTCGAGCTGGCCCGCGAGCTGCGCCCGGACGTGGTGCTGATGGACGTGCGGATGCCGAGACTGGACGGCATCAGCGCCACCCGGGAGATCGCCGGGTTCACCGACGTGCTGGTGCTGACGACGTTCGACGTGGACGAGTACGTGTTCGGCGCGCTGCGGGCGGGCGCGGCGGGGTTCCTGCTCAAGGACGTCGACGCCGACCGGCTCGTCGACGCGGTGCGCACGGTGGCGGCGGGGGAGGGGATCATCGCGCCGAAGGTGACGCGGCGGCTGATCGGCGCGTTCGCGGCGCGCCCGGCGGTGCCGGCGTCCGCCCCCGGGCTGGCGGAGCTGACGCCCCGCGAGCACGAGGTGTTCCGGTGCCTGGGCGAGGGGATGTCGAACGGGGAGATCGCGGCGCGCCTCGACATGGCCGAGACCACCACGAAGACGCACGTCAGCCGCATCCTGGGGAAACTCGGGCTGCGCAGCCGCGTCCAGGCCGCCATCCTCGCGCAGGAGACGGCCGCGGGCGGCCTCGGGGACTCCGGCGGGCCCCGGCCCCCCGGCTGACGGGTTCGGCACCGTAGCGGGCCGCTCCGGCCTGACCGTGGAGAGCGGGGAGCGCGTCCTGATCCCACGGCGGGACCTTCTGCGCGTGCTGGAGACGATCTCCGGGGCGATGGCGCTCAGGGGGACAGGCCGCGGATCAGGTCGGCGACCCGGACGATGCCGAGGCAGCGGCCCACCTCGTCCACCACGACCAGGTCGTCGTAGACCCGCTCGTTCTCCTGTCCCGCCGCCCGCAGCGCCGCCACCGCCGGGACGGTGCGCGGCACCGGCCGGGGCTGGTCGGCGAGCCGCGCCGCCGGGCGGTGCGCGTGCAGCGCGTGGCCGTAGGGCCCCGACAGCCGCAGCAGGAACCGCGTCCGGTCCACGGCGGCGTACGGGCGCTGCCGGTCGTCCACCAGGACGATGCTGGTCACGCCGCTCTCGGCGTTCAGCGCGTCCAGCACCTCGTCGGCGGTCGCGGTGTGCGGCAGCGTCACCGCGGGCAGCGTGAACTCCGACACCCGCGGCCCCAGCGCGGAGTACGCGAGGTGCGGCGACGGCTCCTCGCGCGCCGCCACGGGGACGCTGACCGGCATGCCGGGCCGCCACTCCGGCGGGGCCAGGACGGGCCCCTGCGCGAGCCGCGCGCCGAGGCCGCGCAGGTGCAGCACCTGGTCCTGCGTCTCCAGGCCGGGGGCGAGCACGTGCGTCTCCAGCCGGTGCGCCAGCTCCATCAGGCTCGCGGCGAGCGCGGAGCGGCGCGGCTCGCCCGGGGCGCGGCGGGCCAGGTCGGCGTCGAGCTTGAGCAGGTAGGGCGCGACGTCGGCGAGCAGGTCCAGCGGCGC
The nucleotide sequence above comes from Actinomadura algeriensis. Encoded proteins:
- the sufU gene encoding Fe-S cluster assembly sulfur transfer protein SufU, which produces MQLEAMYQEVILDHYRNPLHKGLREPYEGEAHHVNPTCGDEVTLRVHLEGDGRDATVADVSYDSMGCSISQASASVMADLLIGKSVKEAMEVGDEFLALMQSRGQDVEPDEDVLEDAVAFSGVSKYPARIKCALLAWMAWKDATARALGEAT
- a CDS encoding metal-sulfur cluster assembly factor, whose protein sequence is MSETAETTETTEAATAGTAAEEEVLEALKDVVDPELGINVVDLGLVYGVNIDAGVATLDMTLTSAACPLTDVIEDQAHSALDGLVQDVKINWVWLPPWGPDKITEEGRDQLRALGFNV
- a CDS encoding sensor histidine kinase, with amino-acid sequence MQSSARRLTTPQDALIAAAALVGGVLMILADGYVKWVDAWLPSLALRCVPLVGLCAAMLLRRTAPLTGLAIATPFNFADVAMGPSLATLMIYGDALYAASLYGRRRTAEWLLGVTVAATLVTTAAAGVLLGGLSVAVLLGAVAGITWVAPVLTAMAVREHRFRAEAERLRAEQVARLAELDRRAAVGAERSRMARELHDVVANHLSAVALHSSAVLKVRDLDRETLERSLEVIRENSVQGLAEMRRMIGLLRDGDAAEGADPPAQPRLSELGRLVAHTSRGDLSARLHVAGDPPELPAAVELAAYRIVQESLTNALKHAGAGSAEVLVDYARGGVTIDVLSPLGTDGARLPGTGSGLIGMRERATLLGGRFDAGPWPGPDGPRWRVRAELPVDPPADREAWS
- a CDS encoding response regulator, encoding MIEVLVADDQAAVRAGLVLILGTAPGVRVVGEAADGERAVELARELRPDVVLMDVRMPRLDGISATREIAGFTDVLVLTTFDVDEYVFGALRAGAAGFLLKDVDADRLVDAVRTVAAGEGIIAPKVTRRLIGAFAARPAVPASAPGLAELTPREHEVFRCLGEGMSNGEIAARLDMAETTTKTHVSRILGKLGLRSRVQAAILAQETAAGGLGDSGGPRPPG
- a CDS encoding EAL domain-containing protein, with product MSALDVLLPARAVFHPVVDLGTGAVVAVEAHASPAGDAYAGLYPDPSADPAADRYAAVSGPATPSGPAPWADPAAEDVRRAVDAAGAAAELGTRLPLLIGLRAETLAAGEHVLSELHHGLGATGRRPQEFILCATGGYPPATRPAVAAALGGLRRAGYLVGLAGLGAAHAPLDLLADVAPYLLKLDADLARRAPGEPRRSALAASLMELAHRLETHVLAPGLETQDQVLHLRGLGARLAQGPVLAPPEWRPGMPVSVPVAAREEPSPHLAYSALGPRVSEFTLPAVTLPHTATADEVLDALNAESGVTSIVLVDDRQRPYAAVDRTRFLLRLSGPYGHALHAHRPAARLADQPRPVPRTVPAVAALRAAGQENERVYDDLVVVDEVGRCLGIVRVADLIRGLSP